A region of the Lolium rigidum isolate FL_2022 unplaced genomic scaffold, APGP_CSIRO_Lrig_0.1 contig_8179_1, whole genome shotgun sequence genome:
ttcatccggttcctcctttgctccgtcatctctacccaccaggctcgcttgcatcggggtccttcatccagttcctactatgatgaaaatggaagaaagtgagaccaacaagtccgatgcacaagagaaatggaataaatgcctcatacattgttggtcaacacaaatattaacattcagggacggtgtaagtgagaccaagtccgatgcacaagagattgatatttgtgctatcttaccgaggctcacttacgccgccccgagtgtacggtgaccaaacattttaatcatcggcattttgaaaatgtcaaagcaaatggaatgacaaaatggaataagtgcctcatacattgttggtcaacacaaatattaacatttagggatggcgtaagtgagaccaagtccgatgcacaagagattgatatttgtgctatcttaccagagctcacttacgccacccccaagtgtacggtgaccaacattttaatcatcggcattttgaaaataccaaagcaaatggaatgacaagggcctcatactttgttggtcgaaacaaatattaacattccgggacggagttagcgagccaggtaggatgcacaagagattgatatttgtgcaatcacacgaggctcactaacaccgccccgagtgtacggtgaccaagcattttaatcatcggcattttgaaaatctcaaagcaaatggaatgacaaaatggaataagtgcctcatacattgttggtcaacacaaatattaacatttagggatggtgtaagcgaggccaggtaggatgcacaagagattgatatttgtgctatcttaccgggctcacttacgccacccccgagtgtacggtgaccaaacattttaatcatcggcattttgaaaatctcaaagcaaatggaatgacaaaatagaatatgtgcctcatacattgttggtcaacacaaatactttgcagaagggccccctttccccggtcggcgttccgtcaacgggtgcttgacgacacaacaacgccgatctgcatctccggcgcagaaccacgccagtccctcgctgtccagtgaacgagtccttgatgcaaagaccgtgccggcctgcccagcattatgccgggccgtgttgccgcgcttcaagccgtgtgtcccgcgccctgcattgttcgccttcttgcccggtgaaccaataggctgatcgttggaataaggaaaccgatgacagccggtcgcaagattaaattgcgatcggccgtcatcggcttccttattccaacgattagtctattcgttcaccgggcaaaaggcgaagagtgcagggcgcatgatcgacacggcccgaagcgcgacaacaggggtcggcatgatgctagggaggctggcaccgtcttggcattaaggactcgttcacgtaccggacggcgagagaagaaaagtggtgctgcaccggagaggcatgtcggcgttgttgtctcatcaaggactcattcacggaacggcggccggggaaagggggctcgtctacaaagtatattgcggcgtataggtgaccaaacattctaatcatcggcactaaaatggaagaaaggccaatgcaattaagaagtagctagtatgaactaaatggaatgcctcatactttgttggtcgaaacaaatatgaacatcccgggatggcgttagtgaggccaggtaggatgcacaagagattgatatttgtgccatcacaccaggctcactagcgacactccggagtgtacgagtgatcaaccaaccatctaatcatcgacaagtacaaaaacaccaccaaaccagcaaccatggtgacataagtcaagatgctcaaacacacatagcatgcatggagcagatgctccaaagggattattcatcacttggtagtaaccaagtgatgccggcaagagagaggccaagcctgagctagtcaatccgagtagagatggatatgcataagtaagcaagaacacatagcctatccaagttaaccggataaaaccaaccttgacagccaactgaatcacctagcaccacctagcattttaaaaccatcgaaacagtcctttttcttcaaaggataccacagtggcattcatttacatgatcccctacgagtggatatctctaatttcatcaaagccaacaagaaaaagaaatatatcattactcggttgagttcaaaacaaagctagggtccataagggattactcatcacttggtagtaaccaagtgatgctggcaagagagaggccaagcctgagctagtcaatccagtagagatggatatgcataagtaagcaagaacacatagcctatccaagttaaccagataaaaccaaccttgacagccaactgaatcacctagcaccacctagcattttaaaaccatcagaaacagtcctttttcttcaaaggataccacagtggcattcatttacatgatcccctacagtggatatctctattttagcataccataagctcacaagaatccatcaagtaaatatgtacagagacatagcaacagccatgtcaaacacaagcacatagggtggaataacaatgtttggtcatcatttaatcatagaccaagtgaagcctggtacaaatggcaaggaccaggaatttgaccaactcaagtcaccatggttatgccaaccaattgaatagtagcatcttccaaatggaactaggaaggaaaccatcccggATGATTTACCAAGCCGGCAGTTCATGACTGCAAaggccaattcaaccaccaaaccatccaaaccaccaagcctacacacttatcattacccaacaggattcaaaatgaagctagggtccccaacaatagttggcatccatctagcttaagtaaatacgagtaatagaatcattactcgcaaagtagttcatctcaattatctacattaacaagataaagtttcacagataaatgaattagtcaACTGCTAGGCACCAGggatgcttggcaagcatcatgcatccattcatatgcttttcaaagcataagcaaccaccagtacatggtgagaagctatacaaatcaagcaacaacacagtatatcaagcaacatgcatagatagagaaagtagtaagtaattatcaaccaattggtgatcaaatgatcaccagagcttgcaaacacaatccataggggcagcggaggaggaattaagagggagaggaggggaggggagagagagcaccgatgccaggggtggaggacgagcttgaagatgacggcaggggtggaggaggaggaggcggcggatcctccaccttgccgcgatggcggcccctcctcgcggcggcccctcctcgccgtaggggcagcttgtgctgcaggtggcggggatgggaggaccgcggcggcatgcgcccctcgcggaggaaggcggcggtgacggcggcggcgacgaccatggaggatccaggcgaccacggaggaaggcggcggcggcggatccaggcgaccacggaggagaggggagaggggagaggggggtaatcctccaggcgaccacggaggaaggcggcggcggcggatccaggcgaccacggaggagaggggagaggggagaggggaggggctcgggaggggagaggtgagcgggggagggcacgggcgagatgatataagtcccttaattctgtggcgcaccggagaaggtgcgccacagaatcaactacttctgtggcgcaccaaggccagtgcgccacagaaagagttatttctgtggcgcagcacgacatgtgcgccacgtaaatacctacGATAATAAattgtggtggcaggatgtgggccccacacagtttctgtggcgcactacccaaccgtgcgccacaaaattaagctatttctgtggcgcaccgtgcctggtgcgccacaaaataagtttctgtggcgcattaaaaacagtgcgccacagaactaagcttcacctataagggttttcctactagtgagaaaCCCTATTGATTGAGCCCAAAACCCCTCAAATTCCCGTTCGTTGACCAGGCTACCCTAGGGACCAACCTGGACTAGCGCGGTACCCGGTCATCCGTTCGATATGTTCTTTTAGAAGGATTCTGCTGGCAATCCATGTGAGGCTCAACAAACCAACCTCGACCGTTCATCTGATGCTACCACGCTTAACGTCCACCATACGATATGGTCCTCTAGAAGGACTCACGAGCGATCCGTGAGAGCCCCGGTTCTTCGACGTGGTTGGCTGGCGTTTTTTTTCATCGGGTCGTGTCCGATTGGGCGGAAGACGATAAAATGACTGTTGGGCCGTCCACACCTCGTCCAACGGACTCTTCTACGCCTCTGCCCGTCGCAGCCTTAAGCGGCGGCCACCTTTtccatgcatgcgccatgcagcgTCGTAGCCTAGCTATTGCACATCATCGTAGCATCGCAGCGTGTTAGCGGTTTTGGCATCAGCTGGCATCACATGCACGCGCAAGTTCAAACACCTTTTTTTGGCATCACATTTGTGTAGTCTAGCTAATTTAAGTGAAACTCCTCATATACACACGTACACACATGCAAAGGACGCGTCGTGCAGCCTTATGTCATGCTCCGATAGAAGTCAAACGCCTCTCACCCATGTCGCTTTAGATGCTTTACCGCTTTGAATGCTCGACGCAGAGAAAACGCCATTGCAACACAccgcttcttcttcatcttctctcACACTAGAGCGCACCACGCCTATATAATGACACCATTTCGTCCCCAATCTACTCACACCTCTCACGCTCTTCTCTTAAGCTGCCACCACATCTTCTTCTCGACAAAAATCCACCAAcaaccaaccctagccgccacctacCGTTGCCCTGCCAGCGGGAGTTTTCGGCGGGTGTCATCGTGTAGAATGAGGAGCGCATGTGGGTGATATCGAGGTGGAGGGGCATAAGGGAGCTATTACATTTCTTCCTCTCGTCCGGCTACCGCTACCCCCCCCTCCGGGCTCACCGTGCATGTTCACGCTCGAGCGGCACTACGACGGCAACAACAACCACGAGATAGGCCTCTACGTCCACTTCACCAATCACTTCAACGCTTTTGACCTCCTCCGGCAGCCGTTTTGGTGTGGATCCGAGCTCATCGCATTCACAACCTACAACATCTTCACGAACTTCCGGGCCATCTTCCCCTCCCCGAGCAACATGCACACTCTCCCATACCGCATGCCGAAGGACGAAGAGTGAGCCAACCCCccttcccccaccaccaccccaaaGGAGGAGCCAATGATGAGCCAACCATGATGAGCCAACGAGGAGCCAAGCAAGAACCAGGGAGAGAAAACGGCATTGTCtcccttgttttattgtttttcaaGTTTGTATGAGTGTTTTTATTATCTATGTCTTCTTTTGTGCTTTTCTATCGTGTCAGTGGATCGGGTTATGTAAGGATACTATCGTGTTATATTTATTTAACAACTCCATCCGTTCACTCTCATAAGACCTTCTAGATATTTCAAGCCATATTTCAATGTACACTAGATACAACTGTTTTGTTTCGTATCTAGCCTGCCTTGAAATGTCTTACAAAAGTGAAAGGAGGGAGTAATAAAACTAAAAATGAGTTCTCAAATAAGATTCCTCCAATAATCTAAAAATGAGTGAAATGAGATAATCTCACAAGGTGCAAACTAACTTGGCTACTTGATGCAAATGATTGACAAAGCTCATTTTCTTTAACAATAATAACAATATGAGTTCTTGATGCTTGATCCAATAAGAATAAAAAAAACAATGACTAGCCAACTTAGTCATGCAATTTTGCCAAAACAATGAGATTACTGGATTTTACTCGTTTTGAGATTATTGCAAATAAGTATTCGTGCAATCAATAGTTAGTTTGCACCGTGTGCGTTTTTTTGTTACCCAAGCTAACAAGTGAATTACTATTGGGCCTGCATCTGATCTAGTTAGGCCTAGCTAACATTCTATTTGGGCCTAGACTTTTCTAGCACTCGtccttgattttttttcttaTCACTGAACTTTGCATACCCTGCACACACACCTTAACTGACCAACTAAACAATAAAATTTGGCCGAATTTGTGTTGCATTTGATTCAAGGCTAAGCGATAGAACATAATATCCATGTGAGAGTACAACTAAAAATCATGGGGATTGTTATCTAATGACTAATGATCTGGAGATAAACAAAACCAAGTCAAATTATACAAAAATATCGGCCATCAGATTGCGCTTCTTTAAATTGACAAGTTTCAGTAGATGTTCATCTTGTTCAACTCCTTCAACCCCAACTCATCTGCCTTATCTTTCGTGACCCATTTCGCTTTCCCCACCGTAGCTGATCCCAACTTGAGCCCTAGGGATGCACCCTCCACTTCAATCCTCTTGATGTACACATCAAGTCACTCAAAATGCCTGCATTTCACTAGATTCTAAAAATAGGAAATATTAACCCTAATTCCCAAATTGGAAAAAACCCCAAAATTGAGCAAAATAAAGCGAATTTTGGAGAGGGAAACTCATATCTCACCTTTCCCGGCTCTGCTTTGCTCTCGTATTTCACAAACTCACGCCTAACGTTGCCATTCTCATCGCTCGTGGTGATCATCGACTTCAGGGGCGTCGTCCATGGGCAATCAGGGCACCTTCCCAGCGGAACTGGGCCGTAACACGGCCACCGCCACTGGGAGGCCGAAGCGAAGCTCGACATTTACCGCCGGCGTTGCAACGCTTCGAGGTTCgctggagaagaaggggaaggAACGATACGATGCAGCGGTCGGAACCGGCTCGGCGCGGGGGCGAGATGCTCTGTCGTGTACCAGCTGGGCGTTCTGGGTCCCACGTCGTGAGTTTGACAAGCAGTGGGTCCCATGATCTAAGGTGGATATGTTTGGGTTCCCGCACATCTTAGGTAATTTTAACGGTTAATCTATTTACAGTTTATGAGAAGTGTCGCGTACAAGCTATTTGCTTCCTCAAATACATCGCATGCGAGATATTCTGTGCAACGATGACACTCACCGTCCAATTCACTGAAAAGAGAAGTGGTACACTAGCTATTCACCCCAGAACATGTGACCACGGGGATTGATCTGCACGTCTCGGCCAGTAGCCCAGTTCTGAGTTGGTTGAGGAAGAAAAAATATTGAAGTGTATATGGGGGCCAGGAAGAGTACTCCTAACATTTTTTGAAGTGTCTGCTTGTCTCGTGCGACTGATGACTGAAATATACCTAAGTTGCTCTGATTTGAGGATGATATCACTGGAGATGTTTTCCGTCCCCTACGGCAAGATGGAAATGCAGATGTACCAGAAACCTGTGTTATGTTTCTAGTCAACGGCGACTTGATGGCCAGACCTCCCAGTCCTCTTCGGTAATGCCAATTTCCATAATCTACTATATGCATGCAAAGGTACTTTAAAAAATCATCTAAGGCTGTTGAGGGATCAATGGATTTAttatcatggaaaaaaatagcgcgctattccagcgctaatagcacgctatagcatatctgaagagctgacgctacgctatttcggcgctatagcgcgctattcgcgttaatagcacgctatagcatgctaatagcgtatttttagacccacgctattttattatagcgcgctatttttttcattgTTTATTATACGTATGTGCGCAGTCCAATTATACTTGGACGCCACTTCTCTGCATAGTTTTTCCCCGCCCACGCACTTTGCGTTAGTAATTAATTTTGGTCCCATTTCAGTCGACTCTAAGTGGTGGCCAAGGTTGGCGGTCGTCATGTCTCACATCAAACATTCTTCTAAGTCTACTCATGTAGAATTTGTCGCGGTCGAGCGGTCGTTGATGGGTctccagaagtaaaataatggcacGCCTCCATTGTTGTGGGTAGTTGGCCAACCCCCGAGGTTCCACTTAACTCTACTATAGCCTTCACAAGAAAAATATACGGCGCTCAGGTATTCCACACCGCCTTTAATTTGTAATGCATTCGGGCCTACTTCCCTTCACGCCTCCACTCCGGCGAGCCTATAAAACTGCACCGGCCACTCCCATAGCTAACACAACCCACCGCACCGCCACTCTTTAACATATCTGATCTTCCTCTGCTCGCTCATACGTGACTGATTGGTTAGCTGCTGCAAggcaagctagctagctagctagcaatgGCAGCTCAGGGAAGAGGCAGTGCTGCCGGTGGCAACGTGGCCGTTGTCGTCGGGCTCGTCCTGCTCCTCTGCGTGCTCCTCCAAGCCAGCGTCGCGGAGTCGGCGGTGTTCAACGTCGGCGACCGCGGGGGCTGGTCGTTCAACACCAACTCCTGGCCCACCGGCAAGCGCTTCAAGGCCGGCGACGTCCTAGGTACGCACCTGCTACTGTAGCCTGGTGCATGCGATTGACTGGTGCAGTGAGACGAAGAGTTTGCTGGTGCATGCGATTGAATAATTCATAATTCATGGATGACTGACTGATGCAGTGTTCAAGTATGACGCGACGGCGCACGACGTGGTGGCGGTGAGCGCGGCGGGGTACAAGGCCTGCGCCAAGCCAGCGAGCGGCGCCAAGGTGTACAAGTCCGGCGCCGACCGCGTCACGCTCGCCCGCGGCACCAACTACTTCATCTGCAGCGTCCCCGGCCACTGCCAGTCCGGCATGAAGATCGCCGTCACCGCTGCATGATCCATCAGTCCATCATCGTGGACGTGAACTACATTTGCTGACAAAATAAATGGGCCGTTGTTTCGTCGATCGATTGCTACATCGGTGATTGTTCTATTTTTGTTTTGACTGACGCGCGTGTGCGTTAGGTATTTGTACTTCCATAATTCACACAACTTGAATAAACTGTTATTTCCCAAGGGTGGTGTCTAGGTACAAACCTCTTCCCTAGGCTTAGTCAAACTCAAATACAATAATGGCTGAGATCGTTCAAtacccctacttaattaaaatccTAATGGTATTTTACGTCTAATAATAAATAACTAATTTGTATGTTAGCCCTATAGGAAATCTTATGGCCCAATCATAAGATGTATGAATCGGACCAATATGTGGATTATGCTGCCACCTAAATTGGGCAGTAAACTCCATCACTGTGTCCTTCAACCgtatagacacctccataaataggtttCGGTTCTCCATACTCTGAAGAGATGATCATAAACGGAGCAAAATACTGAACCAGTAGATAACCTGTATAAGAGAAAAAAATATTATCGGTAAACACTTCATCGTTTCTacaaagctaaagcgaccaaATAACAGCAAACGTTCCCATCCTAATAAGTAGCTTAAACATGTGATCCACCCCATTAAACCAACGtgttgggtataaggtagaacctatacgGGTGATTGACCATATAAATCTTGCAAAGTGGCATTAGAAGAATAAGCACTACTACAAAAATGCCTAGCGACAATattgctagtagtggcgcacggtgaTAGTGGTGCGTCACTGCTTGCCccaataacagtggcgcaccagggcCAATATGCGCGACTGTTGTATATGTGCCTAGTCCACCCCCAACCCCTAGGCATACCAGTGGGTAGTCGTGGCGCACCTAGTTGTAATGCACCATGGGTATGCCTGTGGTGGGGATTTTGGTCCCCATTTAGCAGTGGCACCACCCCTCCCTTTGATGGATCACCTTTTCTGTTTTGAAAAATtagaagaaaatgatttaaaaaaattaaaaaaatcattcGAGATGGTCATGTGTTATGTGTTCTAGTTGTttggaaaattaacaaacatgaattttgagttttttttgcaaaatggcaTTATCTTTCATTATAatattgcatacgacctccgatgaaaatgtTTTtacatgaaaatgtatctacacaAAATTTACATTTGATTTGAATTGACTATAGCCGTTTTGGATTTTTTTAAATCCTCAAAatcaaaaaaggaaaacaaagtttttcaggttttagaaaaAAAGTTTAAAGAGGGAAAAGTTAGCAATGGTGCACCATGTCtgtgtgcgccactactagcctttCCCTCCTTCGAAATTTGAAACGTCCAGCCACCTACCCTTACTCTTATCCACCTCTCTCCTCCCCTCTATcctttcctcttcctccttctctccaccatcttttcctcctcctcctcctcctctcatcTATTCTTTCATCCTCCTCTCATccatcctctcctccttcctccacTCTCTGGCACCTTCCTCCTTTTCGGCGCACCTCTCTCGTCTCCGGCGACTCACATACCAACACTCCGACCTCCTCTATAGTCGTTGAAGTTTTTAATTGTCTCATCGTGATGAAAAAATACACACTTTTTTACTTCCCTTGACAATTGCATTTTACAAGGTTATCCTTAGTAAGAGTTACCCCACAACGAAGGTACGAAAACCTTTGTattcaatggtatcttcatccTCCATAATTTCTTAATATTACTTACCGGCAGTAAAGGCAGGTTCAATTGTTTGTACAAGGAACACAAAGAATTTTCCAATCACCGTCAGGTTTCAACATACTCATATGGCCCATGTGATAGTTGGATGAAAGTCGGCCGCTGTAGCATGTCGTTCCATGCTATCAGTCGGGCATCTACAAGATCTCTTCTGAACATCACAGTGGTGGGTTAGATTCCATGACCTTAGCTAAGGTATCACCCTTATGATGCACACTATTATTTTTTGAAAGTTTCAGCAAGCTTCTTGTTCATTATATAAGTCACCAATCTCAGTTCTTGCAAATAAATGGCTTTCCAACCTTGGAAGGTGGGTCTCTGGTCATTAATCCACGAACCCCAGGCAACTAGAATGATGATCTCCCTTGAAAATGTCAGTTTTAGTTTTACATTGATACCATAGAATGCTTCCAAAGCTGACAAGTTCCTATATATTTGAGGACAAATGAAGTCCCAACATTGAGAGGCAAATGGACAGGACCAGAACAAATGAACTAAGGTTTCCTCTTGCTGGCATTGTAAAGTTGCACATGAAGATATTGGAAGGATGcatttatttcttcccaaaagatTCCTGGAGTTTAATCTATCATGGAgtagcaaccagaagaagaatttatgctttgccttgcatgaagagTGCCATACCCATGAGAAAATTTGTGGGGCGGGCTTATATCCAATCGACACCTTATAATCATTGTGGGAAGAGAAAGATTTATTCCCCGGATATAACTCCAACTATCTTTATTTCCCTCTTGAATCTTGACTCGCTGCATTGTCACATATGTATTCATGTAATTGAAATTCCTGGAAAGCTGCCTGAGAGAGAGGAAGGTGAAACAAATGTGGAAGTTGGTGAACTGTTTGATCATTTATCTTTGCATAAGAAACAAATGCGAAAATTGGTGTTGCAAACAAGAGTCGTCCCACAATATTATATAAAGTCCcacaatattatataaagctAGATATTATTCTCGTAGCGTGGTATTACCTATCCATTGTCCTTCCAGTACATAATCTCAGATCTACCCTTAATAGAGAAAGAGGCAACCGGGATGAAGTGTCTCTTCGTTGTCATCAAGTCAGCCCAAAAGTGAGAATCTCCAGATTTCCAAAAATTCTGAGAAATCGCTTGTGAACCAACATATTTTCTCCTTATTAAGTATTTTCTGCCGGACCCCATCCTTGGTTGGCAGCTTTGCCAACAGTTTTCCCAATAAGGCTATTTTTTAACCACAATGTCATGAACACCAAGCCCACCTTGGTCCTTTAGCCGGCAGGCTCGTTCCATTTGGTGAAGCGGTATTTCTTCTTCTCGCCATCCCCTTGCCAAAAAatatcttgatcggaaatagtcTAACGGATGTAAGACTCTTTTAGGCAACTGGAAGAAATatatcatatatagtaccatgTTGGTTAATATTGAATTGATGAGAACCAATCTTTCACCCATAGATAGaaatttacccttccaactactaaggcgcttcTTAAGCCGCTCGTCGACATGCTTCCACTCGGTAATTGTAAGCCTCCGAAAATGGATCGAAATGACTAGGTAGCTAATACAAAACTGACCAATCCCGAGCCAAAAATCCCAGCATATTGGGGGTTGGAATTGTCGTTGGCTTCACCGAAGCAAAATAATTCACTTttataaaaattaattttcaacCCGCATAATTGCTCGAAAGCTGATAATATATTAACTTCGGATTTGATGCCTTCTCGAAGTCATGCTCCATAAATAAAATAATATCATCGGCATACTAAAGAATGGAAAGGTTACAATTTATAATAATATCTAGCATATCAGCCACAATGTTAAATATCATGGGCGATAAAGGATCGTCTTGTCGTAAACCTTTCTTTGTCTAGAAGTAATTACTAACATCATCATTAAGACTCGCCACTCAATTGAAAACCTTTCATCCAGAGTATCTATTGTAGGAAAGACCACCATTACTAGTCCTTAGATCCCAGCTTCCATGTTATTCTCCGCGAGTAACTTCACCATGGAACTAAAGACATGTCCCACAATGGTAACAAACTTTGGAGCTTTTCGCATCGGTCCCTCTAAAACATGGTTGTGCGCGTTAGAATAACATCAGATCCGGCAATCTCCGGCATGTCGTCCATTGGAGTTCACCGGTGGAGCCTTCCGTAACTCGACATTCCGGACATATCAATGAAGACATGAAACAAGAAGTTGTTCATCATGACGTGAGAGGGatcctgtggggccccggactagctatCTAAAACGCCCGTTATGCATactcattcacgatcccatgatcagtttaTCGTGAAGGCATAactgaactggtatcaaatacaccatccattacagtaccgaatacaaagattacaacatggtcacatgaccaatacttaacaACCAGACAGCAGAAATACGTCAGATGAAAGTGTTCgcagggcccaagtcatgccataaccctacaggccaagtaaatagccagggacaaagccatgagtacactaTGAATTGTACtcacaaaccaccttagagagaagtaaatgatatgcatatttcgcagtagcaaggaaccgacactattctagggttacaaggagtgagagatagtttctctcgagagtatgacatctctatatctttgtttaaAAACCTTTTTGAATACAAGattcttttgaagactaataggtaggaGTGACCCATTGTCCTTTACGGCCATCTCAGTATGACCAAAACAACTTTTTCCAACTATCCACCGTACCTCCTAGGTACATTTCTCCCTGTCCCACTGGTAATCTTTCAAAACTCATTTTGGAAAACTCATTTATGAAACAAAAGTTTTCTTTGATACTCAGCacttccattcccacgtccataaccgcgaaCACGGTTATTCAAATAGTTTTACACTCAGCGGAGGTTGAAAACTTTCCCCACAAGTTCCGATAAATCTgtcgggatcatccctggttcaccaagcgtca
Encoded here:
- the LOC124682290 gene encoding basic blue protein-like → MAAQGRGSAAGGNVAVVVGLVLLLCVLLQASVAESAVFNVGDRGGWSFNTNSWPTGKRFKAGDVLVFKYDATAHDVVAVSAAGYKACAKPASGAKVYKSGADRVTLARGTNYFICSVPGHCQSGMKIAVTAA